The Hahella sp. HNIBRBA332 genome window below encodes:
- a CDS encoding TrkH family potassium uptake protein, translating to MHYSAIAKILGVLLMLFSTTMIPPIVVSLIYEDGHMQPFLTAMCGIFLTGLLVWLPVFRQTSELRIRDGFIVTVLFWVVLSLSGAVPLYLSEHPHLSLVDAIFESVSGLTTTGATVMTGIDILPKSILWYRQQLQWLGGMGIIVLAVAILPMLGIGGMQLYRAEAPGPVKDNKLTPRITETAKALWYIYVSLTALCALLYWWAGMDAFDAIGHSFATIAIGGFSTHDASIGYFNSPLIEFICIIFMFLAGINFAMHFFAWRRRSVLVYLKDPEFVFYSLILITVSVITVGVLIGTGTYDPFTAIIRGVFEVVSIATTTGFATADFAHWPHLLPFLLFVVAFIGGCAGSTGGGMKVIRVLLIFKQGMREVKRIVHPNAVIQVKLGRKPVPDRVLEAVWGFFSVYMFMFVFMLMGLLATGLDQVTAWSAVGACINNLGPGLGGVALHYGELNEPAKWILCFAMLLGRLEVFTLLILFTPAFWRR from the coding sequence ATGCATTATTCGGCGATAGCTAAAATTCTGGGCGTCCTGCTGATGTTGTTCAGCACCACCATGATCCCTCCCATCGTGGTGTCGCTGATCTACGAAGACGGCCATATGCAGCCTTTCCTTACCGCCATGTGCGGTATTTTTCTGACCGGCCTCCTGGTGTGGCTGCCCGTATTTCGTCAGACCAGTGAACTACGCATACGCGACGGCTTCATCGTTACAGTGCTGTTTTGGGTAGTGCTGAGTCTGAGTGGAGCGGTTCCTCTTTATCTGAGCGAGCATCCTCACCTGAGTCTGGTTGACGCCATCTTCGAGTCCGTCTCCGGGCTGACCACCACCGGCGCCACAGTGATGACCGGCATCGACATTCTGCCCAAGTCCATCCTATGGTATCGCCAACAATTGCAATGGCTGGGCGGTATGGGAATCATCGTGCTGGCGGTGGCGATTCTGCCGATGCTGGGTATCGGCGGCATGCAGTTATATCGGGCGGAAGCGCCGGGTCCGGTAAAGGACAACAAACTCACGCCAAGAATTACCGAAACCGCAAAAGCGCTTTGGTATATCTATGTCTCACTCACTGCACTGTGCGCACTGCTGTATTGGTGGGCGGGCATGGATGCGTTCGACGCTATCGGCCACAGCTTCGCCACCATCGCGATCGGCGGTTTCTCCACCCATGACGCCTCCATTGGCTACTTCAACAGCCCGTTGATTGAGTTCATCTGCATCATTTTTATGTTCCTGGCCGGGATCAACTTCGCCATGCACTTTTTCGCCTGGCGCCGCCGCTCCGTGCTGGTATACCTGAAAGATCCAGAGTTTGTTTTTTATTCACTTATCCTGATAACTGTTTCGGTCATTACCGTCGGCGTATTAATCGGCACCGGCACTTACGACCCCTTTACCGCCATTATTCGTGGCGTGTTTGAAGTCGTCAGCATCGCCACCACAACAGGCTTCGCCACAGCGGATTTCGCCCATTGGCCACACCTGTTGCCATTCCTGCTGTTCGTTGTCGCTTTCATCGGCGGCTGCGCCGGCTCCACTGGCGGGGGCATGAAAGTTATCCGGGTGTTGTTGATCTTTAAGCAAGGCATGCGCGAAGTGAAGCGTATTGTGCATCCCAACGCCGTGATTCAGGTGAAATTGGGACGTAAGCCGGTGCCGGACCGGGTGCTGGAGGCGGTGTGGGGGTTCTTCTCCGTTTACATGTTCATGTTCGTGTTCATGTTGATGGGCTTACTCGCCACCGGACTGGATCAGGTCACCGCCTGGTCCGCCGTCGGCGCCTGCATCAATAACCTGGGCCCAGGTTTAGGCGGCGTGGCGCTGCATTACGGCGAGCTGAACGAGCCCGCCAAATGGATCCTTTGCTTCGCCATGTTGCTGGGCCGTCTAGAAGTATTCACGCTGCTGATTCTGTTTACGCCTGCTTTCTGGCGTCGCTAG
- a CDS encoding alpha/beta fold hydrolase: MNMPWRRNVSPLPATGALNLLQLPGQRTLAYGEWGDPAGAPVFYAHGAPGSRLEGAFFHEAACAAGLRWIVVDRPGMGASSLADNYTLLDYPRDVSAVADALGIDQFAVAGWSSGGAYALTCAFEIPKRIAFVAVMASYTNFGEMSAAKDLLWRNEQRGPKIAEVSTGLFRTLLSLLRLTERCSPKLYLKFIESSSTEQDLVLLRDAGILERFMDNQHEAFNQGVQGVMLDLLAQYRHWGFSLSEIRLPTHIYQGVKDRFVPWRFAQHLADNLPLADLRMITDAGHMFPLEADFQRELMSAIRRHLVMSEASDARKQA; this comes from the coding sequence ATGAACATGCCTTGGCGAAGGAATGTATCCCCCCTTCCCGCGACAGGCGCGCTCAACCTGTTGCAACTCCCCGGCCAGCGAACCCTTGCCTATGGCGAGTGGGGCGACCCTGCCGGAGCGCCGGTTTTTTACGCCCACGGCGCGCCAGGCTCGCGTCTGGAAGGCGCGTTTTTTCATGAAGCGGCGTGCGCCGCCGGTTTACGCTGGATTGTCGTTGATCGACCGGGCATGGGCGCTTCCTCCCTGGCGGACAATTACACATTGCTGGATTATCCCAGAGACGTCAGCGCCGTCGCCGACGCCTTGGGGATTGATCAGTTCGCGGTGGCGGGTTGGTCCAGCGGCGGCGCCTATGCGTTGACCTGCGCCTTTGAAATCCCCAAGCGCATCGCCTTTGTGGCGGTCATGGCCAGCTATACCAATTTTGGGGAAATGAGCGCGGCCAAAGATCTGCTTTGGCGTAATGAGCAGCGCGGTCCGAAGATCGCTGAAGTCAGTACGGGGCTGTTTCGCACTTTGTTATCCCTGCTAAGGCTCACGGAACGATGCAGTCCCAAGCTGTATCTGAAGTTTATTGAAAGCTCGAGCACGGAGCAGGATCTGGTCTTATTGCGAGACGCAGGCATTTTGGAGCGCTTCATGGACAATCAACATGAAGCCTTTAACCAGGGCGTACAAGGCGTGATGTTGGACTTACTGGCGCAATATCGACACTGGGGGTTTTCTTTATCGGAAATTCGTTTGCCGACCCATATTTATCAGGGCGTGAAAGACCGTTTCGTTCCCTGGCGTTTCGCTCAACATCTGGCGGATAACCTGCCATTGGCGGATTTGCGTATGATCACTGACGCTGGTCATATGTTTCCGCTGGAGGCGGACTTTCAGCGTGAACTGATGTCCGCCATACGGCGTCATCTGGTGATGTCTGAGGCTAGCGACGCCAGAAAGCAGGCGTAA
- a CDS encoding lysophospholipid acyltransferase family protein, giving the protein MNKSKLIATLIIFLIRLVSKLSLRWAQRLGGWLGALTWRCNAGPARVTRTNLQRCFPEKSDAEINALGAASMRETGKVAFETGAVWEWPAEKTLSLIKSIDGEHLIKEAEEAGKGLILLAPHLGNWEVAGLFFAARYSMAALYQPPKIEELDEYMRAVRERNGSELVPANKRGVMRLFHILREQGVIGILPDQEPELSGGVFAPFFGIPANTIKLVSKLIERTDAKVLCVYAKRLPEGEGFVMTVRPVAADIYSEDLATSAAALNATVETCVRETPEQYQWEYKRFKRRPDGERHFYD; this is encoded by the coding sequence TTGAACAAATCCAAACTCATCGCCACGCTGATCATCTTTCTGATTCGCCTGGTATCCAAACTGTCCCTGCGCTGGGCGCAGCGATTGGGCGGTTGGCTGGGCGCCTTGACCTGGCGCTGCAACGCCGGTCCGGCGCGGGTGACGCGCACCAACCTGCAACGTTGTTTCCCGGAAAAAAGCGACGCTGAAATCAATGCGCTGGGCGCCGCCAGTATGCGCGAAACCGGTAAGGTGGCGTTTGAAACTGGCGCAGTGTGGGAGTGGCCCGCCGAGAAGACGCTGTCTTTGATCAAATCCATTGATGGCGAGCATCTTATTAAAGAGGCGGAAGAAGCCGGCAAAGGGTTGATTTTGCTGGCGCCGCATCTGGGCAACTGGGAAGTGGCGGGTTTGTTTTTCGCTGCGCGTTACTCCATGGCTGCGCTGTATCAGCCGCCCAAAATTGAAGAGCTGGACGAGTATATGCGCGCCGTGCGCGAGCGTAATGGCTCAGAGCTGGTTCCCGCTAATAAGCGCGGCGTCATGCGTCTATTCCATATTTTGCGGGAGCAAGGCGTCATCGGGATTCTTCCCGACCAGGAACCGGAGCTCAGCGGCGGCGTCTTCGCGCCTTTCTTCGGCATTCCCGCCAATACCATCAAGCTGGTTTCCAAATTGATTGAACGCACCGACGCCAAAGTGCTTTGCGTTTACGCCAAGCGTTTACCGGAAGGAGAAGGCTTTGTGATGACGGTGCGGCCAGTGGCTGCGGATATCTACTCCGAAGATCTGGCAACCTCCGCCGCCGCGTTGAACGCCACGGTGGAGACCTGCGTGCGGGAGACGCCGGAGCAGTATCAATGGGAGTATAAGCGGTTTAAAAGGCGTCCAGACGGCGAACGCCATTTCTACGACTGA
- the glyQ gene encoding glycine--tRNA ligase subunit alpha, translated as MTDTNKPDVKTFQGLIRTLQDYWARQGCVILQPLDMEVGAGTFHPATFLRAIGPETWNAAYVQPSRRPTDGRYGENPNRLQHYYQYQVVLKPSPDNIQELYLGSLREMGIDPLVHDIRFVEDNWESPTLGAWGLGWEVWLNGMEVTQFTYFQQVGGLECYPVTGEITYGLERIAMYLQGVDSVYDLIWTHGPQGPVTYGDVFHQNEVEMSTYNFEEADTTELFRHFDTYERESKRLIEKGLPLPAYEMVLKASHTFNLLDARHAISVTERQRFILRVRGLAKDVAQAYFDRRKQLGFPLAEASIRDEVLASEGEK; from the coding sequence GTGACTGATACAAACAAGCCAGATGTAAAAACCTTTCAGGGATTAATCCGAACTCTCCAAGACTATTGGGCTCGTCAGGGCTGCGTCATTTTGCAGCCGCTGGACATGGAGGTAGGGGCAGGCACCTTTCACCCGGCCACGTTTTTACGCGCTATCGGTCCGGAAACCTGGAACGCCGCCTATGTTCAGCCCAGCCGTCGTCCCACTGACGGCCGTTACGGCGAAAACCCCAACCGTCTGCAGCACTACTACCAATATCAGGTGGTGCTGAAGCCTTCTCCCGATAATATCCAAGAGCTTTATCTGGGCTCTCTGCGGGAAATGGGCATCGATCCCCTGGTGCACGACATCCGTTTCGTGGAGGATAACTGGGAATCCCCGACACTCGGCGCCTGGGGACTGGGTTGGGAAGTCTGGCTGAACGGCATGGAAGTAACCCAGTTCACTTACTTCCAGCAGGTGGGCGGTCTGGAATGTTATCCCGTGACCGGCGAAATCACCTATGGTCTGGAGCGGATCGCCATGTATCTGCAGGGCGTCGACAGCGTATACGACCTGATCTGGACCCATGGCCCGCAAGGCCCGGTCACTTACGGCGATGTGTTTCACCAAAACGAAGTGGAGATGTCCACTTACAACTTTGAAGAAGCGGACACCACCGAACTGTTCCGTCACTTCGACACTTACGAGCGCGAGAGCAAGCGTCTGATCGAAAAAGGTCTGCCGCTGCCCGCTTATGAAATGGTGTTGAAGGCGTCGCATACATTTAACCTGCTGGACGCACGGCACGCGATCTCAGTCACTGAGAGACAGCGTTTCATCCTGCGCGTGCGCGGCCTCGCCAAAGATGTGGCGCAAGCCTACTTTGACCGCCGCAAACAATTGGGCTTCCCATTGGCCGAAGCCTCTATCCGTGACGAAGTGCTAGCCAGCGAAGGGGAGAAGTAA
- the glyS gene encoding glycine--tRNA ligase subunit beta — protein sequence MNHQDFLVEIGAEELPPKALRQLADAFAQGIRQRLEKAQLSFSDLTWYAAPRRLAVHVSGLAEKQPDLEVEKRGPALQAAFDAAGAPTKACEGFARSCGTTPDKLEKLETDKGVWLVFRSKQSGAPTTGLLPAIVEESLAALPIPKRMRWGARRTEFVRPVHWIIMLFGEKVIDCEILGLKAGKTTLGHRFHHPAPIEIAAPANYKDALKNTGYVMADFEERKALIRQQVEAIAKQTSGVAVIDEELLEEVASLNEWPTALMGRFEDRFLEVPAEALISTMKGNQKYFHVVDADGRMLPYFITVANIESKDPQQVIDGNERVIRPRLSDAAFFFSTDKKRTLASRLEDLKPIVFQQQLGTVYDKAIRVGKLAAKIAAKIDSNPEWAQRAGELSKTDLATEMVMEFPELQGTMGRYYAAIDGEPEEVSLAQEEQYLPRFAGDQLPTTLTGCAVSLADKLDTIVGIFGINQPPTGAKDPFGLRRAALGVLRILVEKKLDLDLAECVQWTQELHGDLPAENLETAVVDYMLDRFRAWYEEAGVPTEVFLSVLARRPTKPVEFDQRVLAVAEFLKLDAAQALAAANKRVSNILSKEQVEISAESANPELFTEEAEKNLFRALQEKSESTRPFIEQRNFTQALQQLAELKDVIDLFFDKVMVMVDDPAIRSNRMTLLASLRHVFLQVADISLLQNKA from the coding sequence ATGAACCACCAGGATTTTTTAGTAGAAATCGGCGCTGAAGAACTGCCGCCGAAAGCCTTGCGTCAATTGGCGGACGCCTTCGCACAAGGCATTCGCCAGCGTCTGGAAAAAGCGCAACTGTCCTTCTCTGACCTGACATGGTACGCCGCCCCCAGACGTCTGGCGGTGCATGTTTCAGGACTGGCGGAAAAGCAGCCGGATCTGGAAGTGGAAAAACGCGGCCCCGCTCTGCAAGCGGCATTCGACGCCGCCGGCGCGCCCACCAAGGCCTGTGAAGGTTTCGCCCGTTCCTGCGGAACCACGCCGGACAAACTGGAGAAACTGGAAACGGACAAAGGCGTATGGCTGGTGTTTCGCAGCAAGCAGTCCGGCGCGCCAACCACCGGCCTGTTGCCGGCCATCGTTGAAGAATCACTGGCGGCGCTGCCAATTCCCAAGCGCATGCGTTGGGGCGCGCGCCGCACGGAATTCGTGCGTCCCGTGCATTGGATCATCATGCTGTTCGGCGAAAAAGTCATCGACTGCGAAATTCTGGGTCTGAAAGCGGGCAAGACCACTTTGGGCCACCGCTTCCACCATCCTGCGCCCATCGAGATCGCCGCGCCCGCCAACTACAAAGACGCGTTGAAAAACACCGGTTATGTCATGGCGGACTTTGAAGAGCGTAAAGCACTGATCAGACAACAAGTGGAAGCCATCGCCAAGCAAACTTCCGGCGTCGCCGTCATCGACGAAGAACTGTTGGAAGAAGTCGCCAGCTTGAACGAATGGCCAACCGCATTAATGGGACGCTTTGAGGACCGCTTCCTGGAAGTCCCGGCGGAGGCTTTGATCTCCACCATGAAAGGCAACCAGAAATACTTCCATGTGGTGGATGCGGACGGCCGCATGCTGCCTTACTTCATCACCGTGGCCAACATTGAAAGCAAGGACCCGCAACAGGTCATCGACGGTAACGAGCGAGTCATCCGTCCCCGTCTCAGTGACGCGGCGTTTTTCTTCTCCACCGATAAGAAGCGCACCCTGGCCAGCCGTCTGGAAGACCTGAAGCCCATCGTTTTCCAGCAGCAGTTGGGAACGGTGTACGACAAGGCCATTCGCGTCGGCAAGCTGGCGGCGAAAATCGCAGCGAAGATCGACAGCAACCCGGAGTGGGCCCAGCGCGCAGGTGAACTCAGCAAGACCGATCTGGCCACTGAAATGGTCATGGAGTTCCCCGAGCTACAGGGGACCATGGGCCGTTATTACGCCGCTATCGACGGCGAACCGGAAGAAGTCTCCCTGGCGCAGGAAGAACAATACCTGCCGCGTTTCGCCGGCGATCAGTTGCCGACGACTTTGACCGGCTGTGCGGTCTCTCTGGCGGATAAACTGGACACTATCGTCGGCATCTTCGGCATCAATCAACCGCCAACAGGCGCCAAAGACCCGTTCGGTCTGCGTCGCGCCGCCTTGGGCGTACTGCGGATTCTGGTGGAGAAAAAACTGGACCTGGATCTTGCCGAGTGCGTGCAATGGACGCAGGAACTGCACGGCGATCTGCCGGCGGAAAACCTGGAGACAGCGGTAGTCGACTACATGCTGGATCGTTTCCGCGCCTGGTACGAAGAAGCGGGCGTGCCTACCGAGGTATTCCTGAGCGTGCTGGCTCGTCGTCCCACCAAACCGGTGGAATTCGATCAACGCGTCCTGGCGGTGGCGGAATTCCTGAAACTCGACGCAGCGCAGGCGCTGGCGGCGGCGAATAAGCGGGTCTCCAATATCCTCAGCAAGGAGCAGGTGGAAATCTCCGCAGAGTCGGCGAATCCAGAGCTGTTCACCGAGGAAGCGGAAAAGAACCTTTTCCGCGCTTTGCAGGAGAAGTCCGAATCCACGCGTCCGTTTATCGAGCAACGCAATTTCACTCAGGCGCTGCAGCAGTTGGCGGAGTTGAAAGACGTCATCGACCTGTTCTTCGACAAGGTCATGGTGATGGTGGATGACCCAGCTATCCGCAGCAACCGCATGACGCTGCTGGCCAGCCTGCGTCACGTGTTCCTGCAGGTGGCGGATATCTCCTTACTGCAAAACAAAGCGTAA
- the gmhB gene encoding D-glycero-beta-D-manno-heptose 1,7-bisphosphate 7-phosphatase: MSINTLLILDRDGVINEDSDDYIKSEQEWQPIPGSIEAIAALSAAGFTVAVATNQSGLGRGYFDEAELGRMHAKLLDLVAKHGGAIAAIAFCPHVPDDQCDCRKPKPGLVRRIEEETGMSATDAWFVGDNVGDIGAARAAGCQPVLVKTGKGERTLVKLAPEELDGVPVFTDLADFANHAIARLKESHSER, translated from the coding sequence GTGAGCATCAACACACTGCTGATATTGGACCGGGACGGCGTCATCAACGAAGACTCCGACGATTACATCAAGTCGGAACAGGAATGGCAGCCGATTCCGGGCAGTATTGAAGCCATCGCGGCCTTATCCGCCGCCGGCTTCACCGTCGCCGTCGCCACCAACCAAAGCGGTCTGGGGCGCGGCTATTTCGATGAAGCCGAGCTGGGCAGGATGCACGCCAAATTGCTCGATCTGGTTGCGAAGCATGGCGGCGCCATCGCCGCCATTGCCTTCTGCCCCCATGTGCCGGACGATCAATGCGACTGTCGCAAACCCAAACCCGGTCTGGTGCGCAGAATTGAAGAAGAAACCGGCATGTCCGCCACTGACGCTTGGTTCGTCGGCGACAACGTCGGCGATATCGGCGCCGCCCGCGCCGCAGGCTGCCAGCCTGTGCTGGTGAAAACCGGCAAAGGCGAGCGCACCCTGGTCAAACTAGCCCCTGAAGAACTGGACGGCGTCCCCGTTTTTACGGACTTGGCGGACTTCGCCAACCATGCCATCGCAAGACTCAAAGAGAGCCATTCAGAGCGCTAA
- a CDS encoding SO2930 family diheme c-type cytochrome produces the protein MMLRVLFISALVVVMSGCGSGEGPDQGADTPVGISERPDNTTCLAFDNSGSSAIKLTPIAQDMDFSSPILMLPHPSLNHIFYVVQQRGRVYRVNLNDNTRTTLIDLSEHYNLSTCGECGLLGMAFHPNFAENGYIYFSFTENVSGMTSYVARFESADNGLSLRSDSGGDLLRDNMIEVSQPYSNHNGGHIAFGPDNLLYYGLGDGGSGDDPDNNGQTVSTLLGSMLRLNDDGSPASGNNVPGALPEIYAYGLRNPWRWSFDRDTGDLWLGDVGQGQYEEVDIITAGGNYGWRCYEGMHRTGASCTSTGPYITPVAEYDHSEGISITGGYVYRGDAIPGLKGVYVFADFGSGTLWGLRANGSGGYDRETLLESGRNVSSFAEGPDGELYVVTFSGLFRIDPDISDTDPDSVPELLSQTGCVNPDNPTQPASGLIPYTVIEPFWSDGADKQRFFALPNNTRIDVNAAGDFQFPVGSVLVKHFHLNGAIIETRLFMQQAENDWRGYSYQWNEAKTDATLVAEGKDVEYNGQTWRFPGSGECAQCHTSAAGFSLGLETMQLNRELIYPQSRIRANQLQTLAHIDVFSAPLSDAHLANALPASSNDNASLEHRARAYLHSNCANCHQPGGTSQSTMDLRFSTALSSTQACDQEPLNSDIGVDNAKLISPGDASMSLIYLRMTHPGEYRMPPLASHQIDTEGGALIQDWINSLTSCD, from the coding sequence ATGATGCTGCGTGTTCTATTTATCTCTGCTTTAGTTGTGGTTATGTCGGGATGCGGATCTGGAGAAGGACCGGACCAAGGCGCAGACACGCCCGTCGGCATATCGGAACGACCGGATAACACGACTTGTCTGGCCTTCGACAACAGCGGCTCCAGCGCTATCAAGCTGACCCCCATCGCGCAGGATATGGACTTCTCCAGCCCCATTCTGATGCTGCCCCATCCCAGCCTGAATCATATTTTTTACGTCGTGCAGCAACGGGGACGGGTTTACCGGGTGAACCTCAACGACAACACCCGCACCACGCTGATTGATCTCTCCGAGCACTACAATCTCAGTACTTGCGGCGAGTGTGGATTACTGGGGATGGCATTCCATCCAAACTTCGCCGAAAACGGCTATATCTATTTTTCCTTCACGGAAAACGTCTCTGGCATGACCTCTTATGTGGCCCGGTTCGAAAGCGCGGACAACGGCCTGTCCCTGCGTTCCGATAGCGGCGGCGATTTGCTGCGGGACAATATGATTGAAGTCAGTCAACCCTATTCCAACCACAACGGCGGACACATCGCTTTCGGCCCGGACAATTTGCTGTATTACGGTCTTGGCGACGGCGGTTCCGGCGACGATCCTGACAATAATGGCCAAACCGTCTCCACACTACTGGGCTCCATGTTGCGCCTGAATGACGATGGATCTCCCGCCTCTGGTAATAACGTGCCCGGCGCGTTACCAGAAATCTACGCCTATGGCCTGCGTAATCCCTGGCGTTGGAGTTTTGATCGGGACACCGGCGACTTATGGCTGGGCGATGTCGGACAAGGTCAGTATGAAGAAGTCGACATCATCACCGCTGGCGGCAATTACGGCTGGCGTTGTTATGAAGGCATGCATCGCACCGGCGCCAGCTGCACAAGCACCGGCCCTTACATAACGCCAGTGGCGGAATACGACCATTCAGAGGGCATTTCCATCACTGGGGGTTATGTCTATCGCGGCGACGCTATTCCCGGCCTCAAAGGCGTCTATGTTTTCGCCGATTTCGGCTCGGGGACTCTTTGGGGACTGAGAGCCAACGGCAGCGGCGGCTACGACCGGGAGACCCTGCTGGAAAGCGGCCGTAACGTCTCGTCTTTTGCGGAGGGACCGGACGGCGAACTCTACGTCGTCACCTTTTCCGGGCTTTTCCGTATCGACCCGGATATTTCGGATACCGACCCAGACTCTGTCCCGGAGCTGCTATCGCAAACCGGCTGCGTCAATCCCGATAATCCCACCCAGCCTGCATCCGGACTCATCCCCTATACTGTCATCGAGCCATTCTGGTCCGACGGCGCCGACAAACAACGCTTCTTTGCACTCCCCAACAATACCCGCATCGACGTTAACGCCGCGGGGGACTTCCAGTTCCCTGTGGGTTCCGTGCTGGTCAAACACTTCCACCTCAACGGCGCTATCATCGAAACCCGTCTCTTTATGCAACAGGCGGAAAACGACTGGCGCGGCTACAGTTATCAATGGAACGAGGCGAAAACAGACGCAACGCTGGTCGCGGAAGGGAAAGACGTGGAGTACAACGGACAAACCTGGCGCTTTCCTGGTTCAGGCGAATGCGCTCAATGCCACACGAGCGCCGCGGGTTTCAGCCTGGGTCTGGAGACAATGCAGTTGAATCGGGAGCTGATCTATCCGCAAAGCCGCATACGCGCCAACCAATTGCAAACGCTGGCGCATATCGATGTCTTCTCAGCGCCACTGAGCGACGCGCATCTGGCCAATGCGCTTCCCGCCAGCAGCAATGACAACGCCTCGCTGGAGCATCGGGCCCGCGCCTATCTGCACAGTAATTGCGCCAACTGTCATCAGCCCGGCGGCACGTCGCAGAGCACGATGGACTTGCGCTTCTCGACAGCGCTGTCTTCAACCCAAGCCTGTGATCAGGAGCCGTTGAACAGCGATATCGGCGTCGACAATGCGAAGTTGATATCGCCGGGAGATGCATCCATGTCCTTGATTTATCTGCGTATGACCCACCCTGGCGAATACCGGATGCCGCCGTTGGCGAGTCATCAAATCGACACGGAAGGCGGCGCCTTGATTCAGGACTGGATCAACAGCCTGACTTCATGCGACTGA